The following are encoded in a window of Ignicoccus islandicus DSM 13165 genomic DNA:
- a CDS encoding PfkB family carbohydrate kinase yields the protein MRRALTIGGLDPSAGAGIETDVKVGEVFNVHFHPIVTMITFQTTSMFAGGTCVNKEVLLAQMENYLEKVDTWKVGALCNEAIADTLANLVDEFRSKVVLDPVLEASAGGKLYTGRLNSLLELLKRSYAVTPNIKEVERILGIKIRSIEDIRWSAEELQKLGPELVIITGGHFGTDEEYIIDYVRWNGKELIMKGKRIPINIHGSGSILAASLTSLLASGKDPITSARYSIGYTRVVHRFVKSLDGGYVGDVLTSFRLAYYRFECHEEYRAFIKWLESLPFEKAKKIAPEVGLNVACSIPKEVSRGVSTVIGVPGRLHLTPRGLRKCDCPWWGGSNHLARLLVNAMKYSDYKVAINIKYSEENVQRLREMGLKVVEIDRSLQQRGMKTMKWLVEYVYNKYNEIPQVIYDRGFYGKEAMIRIFAKDLTQLRTILNGLIGD from the coding sequence TTGAGAAGAGCACTTACCATTGGTGGCCTTGATCCGTCGGCTGGAGCCGGTATAGAGACCGATGTGAAAGTTGGAGAGGTTTTCAATGTTCATTTCCATCCAATTGTTACAATGATAACTTTTCAAACTACTTCTATGTTCGCTGGAGGAACGTGTGTTAATAAGGAAGTTTTACTAGCCCAAATGGAAAACTATCTAGAAAAGGTAGATACATGGAAAGTCGGAGCTCTATGTAATGAGGCAATTGCTGATACGCTTGCTAACCTAGTTGATGAATTTAGATCGAAGGTCGTTCTTGATCCAGTTCTAGAAGCGTCTGCTGGTGGCAAATTGTATACTGGAAGGCTGAATAGTCTACTTGAACTCCTAAAGAGGTCTTACGCAGTTACACCTAATATAAAAGAAGTGGAGAGAATCCTAGGTATTAAAATTCGCTCGATAGAAGACATAAGGTGGTCGGCTGAAGAACTCCAGAAGTTGGGTCCAGAACTAGTGATAATTACAGGCGGACATTTCGGAACAGACGAGGAATATATTATCGACTACGTTAGATGGAATGGAAAAGAACTAATAATGAAAGGTAAACGAATACCAATTAACATTCACGGTTCCGGAAGCATCTTAGCAGCATCACTAACGAGCTTACTTGCCTCTGGCAAAGACCCAATAACTTCAGCAAGGTACTCTATAGGTTATACGAGAGTGGTACACCGATTCGTGAAAAGCTTAGATGGTGGATACGTAGGCGACGTTTTGACCAGTTTTAGGTTAGCTTACTATAGATTTGAATGTCACGAAGAGTATAGAGCTTTCATAAAGTGGCTTGAATCTCTGCCCTTTGAAAAGGCCAAGAAGATTGCGCCAGAGGTAGGTTTGAATGTAGCTTGTTCTATTCCAAAAGAAGTATCCCGGGGTGTGTCTACAGTAATAGGTGTACCTGGTCGGCTTCATTTGACTCCGAGAGGTTTAAGGAAATGCGACTGTCCGTGGTGGGGTGGTTCAAACCATTTAGCTCGCCTTCTCGTTAATGCCATGAAATATAGCGATTACAAAGTTGCAATTAATATAAAATACTCGGAAGAGAATGTCCAAAGATTAAGAGAGATGGGGTTAAAAGTAGTTGAGATTGATAGATCCCTTCAACAACGTGGAATGAAGACTATGAAATGGCTTGTAGAGTACGTCTATAACAAGTATAACGAAATACCCCAAGTAATTTACGA